In Desulfonatronovibrio hydrogenovorans DSM 9292, the following proteins share a genomic window:
- a CDS encoding TIGR04283 family arsenosugar biosynthesis glycosyltransferase produces MSQSRQVMEISVIVPVFREQAGINAFVRHLVDIFPVDRHEIIVVDGSPDEETRKALDVPGISTLASDKGRARQMNAGAGQATAQVLLFVHADTRLPANSAQLIPSALKDENIVGGSFSLGITSERPFLKLVEQVANLRSRWTRVPYGDQGIFVRRDYFYKIGGFKDIPIMEDLEFMTRIKKSGGKIEILPERVKTSDRRWEREGPLYCTLRNWLIRIMYHCKVSADRISSFYR; encoded by the coding sequence GTGAGCCAGTCCAGACAAGTCATGGAAATATCCGTTATTGTCCCGGTTTTCAGGGAACAGGCCGGAATCAATGCCTTTGTCCGCCATCTGGTGGATATTTTTCCTGTGGACAGACATGAGATTATTGTTGTTGACGGCAGTCCGGACGAGGAGACCCGGAAAGCTCTGGATGTTCCAGGCATATCTACGCTTGCTTCTGACAAGGGCAGAGCCAGGCAGATGAATGCCGGAGCAGGCCAGGCCACGGCCCAGGTCCTTTTATTTGTCCATGCAGACACCAGACTTCCGGCCAATTCCGCCCAGCTCATTCCAAGCGCACTAAAAGATGAAAATATTGTTGGCGGATCCTTTTCCCTGGGTATAACCTCTGAAAGGCCATTTCTCAAATTGGTTGAGCAGGTTGCTAATCTGCGTTCCAGGTGGACCAGAGTGCCGTACGGAGATCAGGGGATATTTGTTCGCAGGGATTATTTTTATAAGATTGGAGGTTTTAAAGACATTCCCATTATGGAGGATCTGGAGTTCATGACCAGGATCAAAAAGTCAGGAGGAAAAATCGAAATTCTTCCGGAAAGGGTCAAGACTTCTGACAGACGCTGGGAAAGAGAGGGGCCTCTTTACTGTACATTGAGAAACTGGCTGATTAGAATCATGTATCACTGCAAAGTATCTGCAGACAGGATTTCAAGTTTTTACAGGTAA
- a CDS encoding (Fe-S)-binding protein yields MALPELASQVLGRCELCGLCSENCSFLKKWGLPGDIARSVLNHESRTDPFECSLCSLCTGVCPVGVDPAGMFLAMRRESLTRSPAILRKYWRLLLYERLNSSALLSWYKPSRTSESVFFPGCALAGTRPDATWALFIELKRYMPGLGVVLDCCCRPSHDLGNTVLVEKRLQRMLERLHVQGVRQIITACPSCYSLFQVCAPKLSIRMAWEVLPGMRLAHEKAPKHKLRLHDSCALRFFPGVQAGIRDYLAESGLICEEFPDNFACTLCCGEGGAVGFLNRDMALAWGRVRKDQAGDDLVLTYCAGCTDYLRLAGIKAVHLIDFLIHPEKALAGNTSQVKSPWTYWNRLRLKFRFIREVSKPENCQ; encoded by the coding sequence GTGGCTTTGCCGGAACTGGCCAGCCAAGTCCTTGGAAGATGCGAGCTCTGTGGGCTTTGCTCTGAAAACTGTTCTTTTTTGAAGAAGTGGGGCCTTCCAGGGGATATTGCCCGTTCTGTTCTGAACCATGAGTCCCGGACAGATCCTTTTGAGTGCAGCCTGTGCAGTCTGTGCACAGGTGTATGCCCGGTGGGGGTTGATCCTGCCGGCATGTTCCTGGCCATGCGCAGGGAGTCCCTGACCCGCAGTCCGGCAATACTCAGAAAATACTGGCGTCTTTTGCTCTATGAGCGGCTGAATAGTTCAGCCCTTTTATCCTGGTATAAGCCTTCCCGGACCAGCGAAAGTGTGTTTTTTCCCGGCTGTGCCCTGGCCGGAACCAGACCGGATGCCACCTGGGCATTGTTTATTGAGCTTAAGAGGTATATGCCCGGATTAGGAGTGGTTCTGGATTGCTGCTGCAGACCTTCCCATGATCTGGGCAATACAGTCCTGGTTGAAAAACGTTTGCAAAGGATGCTGGAAAGGCTTCATGTTCAGGGAGTCAGGCAGATAATCACGGCCTGCCCCAGCTGTTATTCCCTGTTCCAGGTCTGTGCTCCCAAATTGTCGATCAGAATGGCCTGGGAGGTTCTGCCAGGAATGAGGCTGGCTCATGAAAAAGCCCCTAAACACAAACTCCGTCTGCATGATTCCTGTGCCTTACGGTTTTTTCCAGGAGTTCAGGCCGGAATACGTGACTATCTTGCTGAATCAGGCCTGATTTGTGAAGAATTTCCAGATAATTTTGCCTGCACCTTGTGCTGCGGGGAGGGCGGGGCAGTGGGGTTTTTGAACAGGGATATGGCTCTGGCATGGGGCAGGGTACGCAAGGACCAGGCCGGTGATGACCTGGTGCTCACTTATTGCGCAGGTTGCACCGATTATCTCAGACTTGCCGGGATCAAGGCCGTTCATTTGATTGACTTTCTGATTCATCCGGAAAAGGCCCTGGCTGGTAATACAAGCCAGGTAAAATCGCCCTGGACCTATTGGAACAGGCTGAGGCTTAAATTCCGGTTCATCAGGGAAGTGTCAAAGCCGGAGAATTGCCAGTGA
- a CDS encoding TVP38/TMEM64 family protein, whose amino-acid sequence MTGQHNYLIKAFLFLMFILLAVYLVRFSPVSGFFSPRALTELVEEAGFWAPVSFIILYAAGVCLFIPGTVLTGIGAAIFGPYFGFVYVWFGAMLGASGAFFIARYLGRDFAASLIKGRLARYDQAIERNGFATVLYLRLVYFPFTPMNFGMGLTRVRFWDYFAGTGLGIIVGTFIFTFFIGTIRNVWLSGDWWGLLSWQVFLSLALLGFSLYLPKLVKRIKGES is encoded by the coding sequence GTGACTGGACAGCATAATTACCTGATCAAGGCTTTTTTATTTCTTATGTTCATCCTGCTGGCCGTTTATCTGGTCAGGTTCAGTCCTGTCAGCGGATTCTTTTCTCCCAGGGCGCTGACCGAACTGGTGGAGGAAGCCGGGTTCTGGGCGCCGGTATCTTTTATCATTCTTTACGCTGCCGGGGTGTGCCTGTTCATTCCCGGTACTGTGCTTACCGGAATTGGTGCAGCCATATTTGGACCATACTTCGGGTTTGTCTATGTCTGGTTCGGAGCCATGCTGGGAGCCTCTGGAGCATTCTTCATTGCCAGATACCTTGGGCGCGACTTTGCTGCTTCCCTGATCAAGGGCAGGCTGGCCAGGTATGATCAGGCCATTGAACGTAACGGGTTTGCCACAGTCTTGTATCTTCGTCTGGTCTATTTTCCGTTTACACCAATGAATTTCGGCATGGGCCTGACCAGAGTCAGGTTCTGGGATTATTTTGCCGGGACAGGCCTGGGCATTATTGTGGGAACCTTTATCTTCACCTTTTTCATAGGGACCATCAGAAATGTCTGGCTTTCAGGTGACTGGTGGGGACTGCTTTCCTGGCAGGTGTTTTTGTCTTTGGCCTTGCTCGGCTTTTCCCTTTACCTGCCAAAGCTGGTCAAGAGGATTAAAGGGGAGTCTTGA
- the tsoC gene encoding NEPxGxxU motif selenoprotein TsoC, which yields MLKVHFFLNEPSGKPUKGFLKMMPRLGEKYDIQIETTSKPIADYQTDEYFELDLPVAPAVMVGDDIVVEGSGIDQYELEKVICKHLGLEPPDPAPKGILGRLLGR from the coding sequence ATGTTGAAGGTCCATTTTTTTCTTAATGAGCCAAGTGGAAAGCCGTGAAAGGGCTTTCTGAAAATGATGCCCAGGCTGGGTGAGAAATACGATATCCAGATTGAAACTACTTCCAAACCCATTGCTGACTATCAGACAGACGAATACTTTGAACTGGACCTTCCAGTTGCTCCAGCGGTCATGGTTGGAGATGATATAGTGGTTGAAGGAAGCGGAATCGATCAATACGAACTGGAAAAGGTTATCTGCAAACACCTTGGCCTGGAACCGCCTGATCCTGCTCCAAAGGGTATTCTGGGCCGTCTGCTGGGCAGGTAG
- the tsoC gene encoding NEPxGxxU motif selenoprotein TsoC: MLSVTFFLNEPMGKTURHFKEMMSGLDKKYPVQINVVSKPFSEYRNLKYQESKLPVAPAIMIGQEVLVQGQDIQQHDLEKAIRARLGN, translated from the coding sequence ATGCTCAGTGTAACATTCTTTTTAAATGAGCCCATGGGCAAAACCTGACGCCATTTCAAAGAAATGATGTCCGGTCTGGACAAAAAATATCCTGTACAAATCAATGTGGTTTCCAAACCGTTTAGTGAATATAGAAACCTTAAATATCAAGAAAGCAAACTTCCTGTGGCTCCAGCCATAATGATCGGCCAGGAAGTGCTGGTGCAGGGTCAAGACATCCAGCAGCATGATCTGGAGAAAGCCATCAGGGCAAGGCTTGGGAATTGA
- the tsoB gene encoding rhodanese/DsbD fusion-like selenoprotein TsoB produces MKPKQTILFVGLAIGLAGLALWLTNRPEPVYQGSWETALQEARQGGYELVDTHGLWELYQTDPDLLIVDTRQSWEYRLGHIQGADNFSMDPTWWDRWRKRGEMREFLGEDKSRPIVFYUDGLDUVISDSAARVAVNLGYEQVLRDPLGFEEWEQLGFPVERADPDRPIQSLPPEPPGPLSGLALLGTLLGVFLGGLALNLTPCVYPLIPITVSFFGGRSGQSRGRLVVHGLLYIGGLALTNSILGVAAALTGGLMGGLLQNPLVLCGLAMILIVFALSMFGFWELQMPASLNKAASKSFGGYFGSLFMGLTIGVVAAPCIGPFILGLLAWVAAMGSPVMGFLIFFFLSLGLGTPLFFLAVFSGRLQSLPRSGEWMLWVRKLLGWVLVGMAVYFLRPLAGEMIGLLMMAGVLLAAVVHLSILDRTVAGFKGFYWMKSAVILVGLFTALFLVGSWIFKGPGVDWKNYSEELLEQAMMENRPVILDFYADWCAPCRRLENETFHDPDVVELSREFVSIKVDLTRGGVPLHEYLVEKYRVPGVPTVIFLSPDGMEMKDLRVIDYMPPERFLGLMQNALQTTRG; encoded by the coding sequence ATGAAGCCAAAACAGACTATTTTGTTTGTAGGGCTGGCCATAGGATTGGCAGGGCTGGCTTTGTGGCTGACCAACAGGCCAGAACCAGTCTATCAGGGTTCATGGGAAACCGCCCTTCAGGAAGCCAGACAGGGCGGGTACGAACTGGTGGACACCCATGGTCTCTGGGAGCTTTATCAGACCGATCCAGATCTGCTCATAGTCGACACCAGGCAGAGCTGGGAATATCGGCTTGGTCACATTCAGGGCGCAGATAATTTCTCCATGGACCCCACGTGGTGGGACCGCTGGCGAAAACGCGGCGAAATGAGGGAGTTTCTGGGGGAGGACAAGTCCCGGCCCATTGTCTTTTACTGAGACGGCCTGGATTGAGTCATCAGTGACTCTGCAGCCCGGGTGGCTGTTAATCTAGGTTATGAACAAGTGCTTCGTGATCCCCTGGGATTTGAGGAATGGGAACAGCTTGGTTTTCCGGTTGAAAGAGCTGATCCGGACCGCCCCATCCAGTCTCTGCCTCCTGAACCTCCAGGTCCCCTTTCTGGCCTGGCCCTGCTGGGCACGCTTCTGGGCGTCTTTCTGGGAGGTCTGGCCCTGAATCTGACTCCATGTGTGTATCCCCTGATTCCAATAACGGTTTCATTTTTCGGAGGCAGAAGCGGCCAGAGCCGGGGCAGGCTTGTTGTTCACGGTCTTTTGTATATTGGAGGTCTGGCCCTGACCAATTCTATTCTTGGAGTGGCCGCAGCCCTGACTGGCGGGCTAATGGGCGGTCTTCTCCAGAATCCGCTGGTTTTGTGCGGACTAGCCATGATTCTGATTGTCTTTGCCCTGAGCATGTTCGGTTTCTGGGAGCTGCAGATGCCAGCCTCCCTGAACAAGGCGGCATCCAAATCTTTTGGGGGTTATTTTGGCAGCCTGTTTATGGGGCTGACCATCGGAGTTGTTGCCGCACCCTGCATCGGGCCCTTTATACTTGGTCTTTTGGCCTGGGTGGCAGCCATGGGCAGTCCTGTCATGGGCTTTCTGATTTTTTTCTTTTTAAGCCTGGGACTGGGAACACCTCTATTTTTTCTGGCTGTGTTTTCTGGCAGGCTGCAAAGCCTGCCCCGTTCCGGAGAATGGATGCTCTGGGTGCGTAAGCTCCTGGGTTGGGTCCTGGTTGGCATGGCCGTTTATTTTCTCAGGCCCCTGGCCGGAGAAATGATCGGACTGCTGATGATGGCTGGAGTACTGCTGGCCGCAGTAGTGCATCTGTCCATACTGGACAGGACGGTTGCTGGATTCAAAGGGTTTTACTGGATGAAGTCGGCTGTAATCCTGGTGGGATTGTTTACAGCCCTGTTTCTGGTTGGATCATGGATTTTCAAGGGTCCGGGAGTGGACTGGAAGAATTATTCTGAGGAACTCCTGGAACAGGCCATGATGGAGAACAGGCCGGTGATCCTGGATTTTTACGCAGACTGGTGCGCGCCCTGCAGACGTCTGGAGAATGAGACTTTCCACGATCCTGACGTGGTGGAGCTTTCCAGGGAGTTCGTCAGCATCAAGGTGGACCTTACCAGAGGAGGAGTGCCTCTTCACGAATACCTGGTGGAAAAATACAGAGTGCCCGGTGTGCCCACGGTCATCTTCCTGTCCCCGGACGGAATGGAAATGAAAGATTTGCGGGTTATTGACTATATGCCGCCGGAACGTTTTTTGGGACTGATGCAGAATGCATTGCAAACAACTAGGGGTTGA
- the tsoA gene encoding LULAXC motif selenoprotein TsoA, with protein MSDSINSMQGQIQRLIHALEPDAALEVLGSLLKDLLVQLDEQDRVEFILGLVGHEDTDKLSSMVHLUMAKCLDEGVDPTQMCRSLVDRISRSEVLKTIAEPELLPLFEDWLEELEKELIAQMQDRKNESLIQVAEMLGLSRSGAAFLKAKLEQEGKL; from the coding sequence ATGTCTGACTCCATTAATAGCATGCAGGGCCAGATTCAAAGGCTGATCCATGCTCTGGAACCTGATGCTGCCCTGGAGGTGTTGGGCTCACTTTTGAAAGATCTGCTTGTTCAACTGGATGAACAGGATCGGGTTGAGTTTATTCTGGGTCTTGTTGGGCATGAGGACACAGACAAGCTCAGCAGCATGGTCCATCTCTGAATGGCCAAATGTCTGGACGAAGGTGTCGATCCAACCCAGATGTGCAGATCCCTGGTGGACAGGATTTCCAGGTCTGAAGTTCTGAAAACAATTGCCGAACCTGAACTTCTGCCTCTTTTTGAAGACTGGCTTGAGGAGCTGGAAAAGGAATTGATTGCCCAAATGCAAGACAGAAAAAATGAAAGCCTGATTCAGGTGGCTGAGATGCTTGGCCTGTCCAGGTCAGGAGCGGCGTTTCTAAAGGCCAAACTGGAGCAGGAAGGAAAACTGTAA
- the tsoR gene encoding ArsR/SmtB-type metalloregulator TsoR gives MSDRSRNKESLGIYFNAAQVAKSLADENRLRILECLEDGKHSVSALVEKLGLSQPLVSHHLRELKRTALVRVERKGPFVYYELTDAGVLDLMRSLSRMADLLLKSRIHF, from the coding sequence TTGTCTGATAGGTCCAGAAACAAAGAATCTTTAGGCATTTACTTCAACGCTGCCCAAGTAGCCAAGTCCCTGGCTGATGAAAACCGGTTGCGCATCCTGGAATGCCTTGAAGATGGAAAGCACTCGGTGAGTGCTCTGGTTGAAAAGCTGGGGCTTTCCCAGCCGCTGGTATCCCATCATCTCCGTGAACTTAAAAGGACTGCTCTGGTCCGGGTGGAAAGAAAGGGGCCATTTGTCTACTATGAATTGACTGACGCAGGCGTACTTGACCTGATGAGGTCCTTGAGCCGAATGGCAGATTTGCTGCTCAAATCAAGAATACATTTTTAA
- a CDS encoding radical SAM protein, which produces MFKYNQIVEAREFQVLIENSVHTVMEDQEYKLVSIDHLLSKTENNEPLTREELIHLLSFPPDSPESFRIMGRAGMISREVVSCRAEIHGQLALDLAPCVCGCKFCSFAQENRIFSQETRISPEDAVGYAMQFARQGVNALYVMTTAQYPFGRFIEISQEIRNKLDPGVIMVANVPDQSLERARRIKDAGYSGVYHALRMREGQDTLIPPEKRKQSIRNFQEAGLKVGTCVEPVGPEHSHEELADAILFAGSIGPAFSGAARRIMIPGTEMEKRGMISELRMAQIVAVTRLGTPRSVKGFCTHEPCTLGAVAGANLFWAETGSNPRDVQEKTEKGRGLSPAECRTIYSESEWKILNGPSVYFS; this is translated from the coding sequence TTGTTTAAATACAATCAGATAGTTGAGGCCAGGGAGTTTCAGGTTTTGATTGAAAATAGCGTCCATACAGTAATGGAAGACCAGGAGTATAAATTGGTAAGCATTGACCATCTATTGTCCAAAACTGAAAACAATGAACCCCTGACCAGGGAGGAACTGATCCATCTCCTTTCATTTCCTCCGGATTCTCCCGAATCTTTCAGGATCATGGGTCGGGCCGGAATGATCTCCAGGGAGGTGGTATCATGCAGGGCTGAGATTCATGGTCAGCTGGCTCTGGATCTTGCTCCGTGCGTCTGTGGCTGCAAGTTCTGCTCGTTTGCCCAGGAAAACAGGATCTTCAGCCAGGAAACCAGGATCAGCCCTGAAGATGCTGTAGGATATGCAATGCAGTTCGCAAGACAGGGGGTAAACGCTCTGTACGTGATGACCACGGCCCAGTATCCCTTTGGCCGGTTTATTGAGATCTCTCAGGAAATCAGGAATAAACTTGATCCGGGGGTGATAATGGTGGCCAATGTGCCGGATCAGTCCCTGGAGCGGGCCCGGCGGATCAAGGATGCTGGTTATTCGGGTGTTTACCACGCCCTGAGAATGAGGGAGGGCCAGGATACCCTGATTCCACCGGAGAAGAGAAAGCAGAGCATCCGCAATTTCCAGGAAGCCGGATTAAAGGTGGGCACTTGCGTGGAGCCGGTGGGACCAGAGCATTCCCACGAAGAACTGGCTGATGCAATTTTGTTTGCTGGGTCCATTGGTCCGGCTTTCAGCGGTGCTGCCAGAAGGATCATGATTCCTGGGACTGAAATGGAAAAAAGAGGTATGATCAGCGAGTTGCGCATGGCCCAGATAGTTGCTGTGACCAGGCTTGGAACTCCCAGGTCGGTCAAAGGGTTCTGCACTCATGAGCCTTGTACCCTGGGCGCTGTGGCCGGCGCCAACCTGTTCTGGGCTGAGACCGGTTCCAACCCCAGGGATGTTCAGGAAAAGACCGAAAAGGGCCGGGGGCTGAGTCCAGCCGAGTGCAGAACCATTTACTCTGAAAGTGAATGGAAAATTCTGAACGGACCTTCGGTCTATTTTTCATAG
- the chrA gene encoding chromate efflux transporter, with product MTSSVFSRSIEVFKAFLLLGLSSFGGPIAHLGYFRTEFVEKRKWLDEKSYADLVALTQFLPGPASSQVGFALGLMRGGPLGAAAAWTAFTLPSAIILILFALGAAVMEGPVGSGIIHGLKIVAVAIVAHAVWGMARSLCPDRERASIALGAVLIVVLSAGPLGQVAAIAAGGLAGLWLTRNMADQYADDLHFPVSRTAGILCLTLFVVLLLGLPLLTLVFPIQSLAVFDSFYRAGSLVFGGGHVVLPLLEAGVVQPGWVTPDQFLAGYGAAQAVPGPLFTFAAYLGWVLEPLPNGPAGAAIALAAIFVPGFLLLVGVLPFWNSFRKMASAQALMRGANAAVVGVLGAALYKPVWTSAILGPYEFALALTGFILLETWKAPSWMVVIVCALGGLVISLV from the coding sequence ATGACAAGTTCTGTATTTTCAAGATCAATTGAAGTGTTCAAAGCCTTTCTCTTGCTTGGGCTCAGCTCCTTTGGCGGACCTATTGCTCATCTAGGCTATTTTCGGACCGAGTTTGTTGAGAAGCGTAAATGGCTGGATGAAAAATCGTATGCTGACCTGGTGGCCCTGACCCAGTTTTTGCCTGGTCCGGCCAGCAGCCAGGTTGGCTTTGCCCTGGGTCTGATGCGCGGAGGACCCTTGGGCGCAGCTGCGGCCTGGACTGCCTTTACTTTGCCTTCAGCCATAATTCTGATTCTGTTCGCCCTGGGCGCGGCAGTCATGGAGGGACCTGTTGGAAGCGGGATTATCCACGGTCTGAAAATCGTGGCTGTAGCCATTGTGGCTCATGCGGTCTGGGGCATGGCCAGATCGCTCTGCCCGGACCGGGAAAGAGCCAGCATAGCTCTGGGAGCTGTGCTGATCGTGGTCCTCAGTGCAGGTCCCCTGGGCCAGGTGGCTGCCATTGCAGCAGGCGGCCTGGCAGGACTGTGGCTGACCAGGAATATGGCCGACCAATATGCCGATGATCTTCACTTTCCAGTATCCAGGACAGCAGGGATCCTCTGTTTGACCCTGTTTGTGGTGTTGCTTCTGGGTCTTCCTCTGCTGACCCTTGTGTTTCCGATTCAGTCCCTGGCTGTTTTTGATTCATTTTACCGGGCCGGATCTCTGGTCTTTGGCGGCGGGCACGTGGTCCTGCCTCTTTTGGAGGCAGGTGTGGTCCAGCCGGGCTGGGTCACTCCGGACCAGTTCCTGGCCGGTTATGGTGCTGCCCAGGCCGTTCCTGGTCCGCTGTTCACATTTGCTGCGTACCTGGGCTGGGTTTTGGAGCCATTACCCAATGGTCCGGCTGGCGCAGCCATCGCCCTAGCAGCCATTTTTGTGCCCGGGTTCCTGTTGTTGGTGGGAGTTCTTCCTTTCTGGAATTCATTCAGGAAGATGGCCTCGGCCCAGGCTTTGATGCGAGGAGCCAATGCAGCGGTCGTGGGAGTACTTGGTGCGGCCCTGTACAAGCCGGTATGGACCAGTGCCATTCTGGGTCCTTATGAGTTTGCCCTGGCGCTGACCGGTTTTATCCTGCTGGAAACATGGAAGGCTCCATCCTGGATGGTGGTGATTGTCTGCGCTCTGGGAGGGCTGGTTATCAGCCTGGTGTAG
- a CDS encoding PadR family transcriptional regulator yields MEHHDLLSGLVRLHVLHHSAEHEVYGQWMIDELAEHGYRLSPGTLYPMLHSMEKKGYLVSRKVREGKVQRKLYRITEKGVQGLDLARKHLQELIKETGNKEEHKEVGS; encoded by the coding sequence ATGGAACACCACGATCTTTTGTCCGGCCTGGTACGGTTGCACGTGCTGCATCATTCTGCAGAACATGAAGTTTACGGTCAGTGGATGATTGATGAGCTGGCCGAACATGGCTACCGGTTGAGTCCAGGCACTTTGTATCCTATGCTCCATTCTATGGAGAAAAAGGGATACCTGGTTTCCAGGAAGGTCCGGGAAGGCAAGGTCCAGCGCAAGCTTTACCGGATCACGGAAAAGGGAGTCCAGGGTCTGGATTTGGCCAGAAAACACCTCCAGGAGCTTATAAAAGAGACAGGAAACAAGGAAGAACACAAGGAGGTCGGCTCATGA
- a CDS encoding Chromate resistance protein ChrB — protein sequence MLTYKVPPEPARKRIALWRKLKGMGAVYLQNGVCLLPKTDDHTRQFKIIENEINKMAGESILLETTALDPAQQEKVIARFRADRDEQYKEFIGKCSDFEAEIAHETQVQHFTYAELEENDVDLKKLQSWLEKIARLDFYRANLATEAAERLKGCEALLDAYAQRVFQAHEKSCNEPHKSQ from the coding sequence TTGCTAACATACAAGGTGCCCCCTGAACCGGCTAGAAAGCGCATTGCGCTGTGGCGCAAGCTCAAGGGCATGGGCGCTGTTTACCTGCAAAACGGTGTCTGCTTGCTGCCCAAGACAGACGACCACACCCGCCAGTTCAAAATCATCGAAAACGAGATCAACAAGATGGCAGGTGAATCCATTCTGCTGGAAACAACCGCCCTTGATCCGGCACAGCAGGAGAAGGTTATTGCCCGCTTCAGGGCTGACCGGGACGAGCAATATAAGGAATTCATCGGCAAGTGCTCGGATTTTGAAGCTGAAATCGCACATGAAACCCAAGTCCAGCACTTCACCTACGCTGAACTGGAAGAGAACGATGTCGATCTTAAAAAACTCCAGTCTTGGCTGGAAAAGATCGCTAGGCTCGACTTCTATAGGGCCAACCTGGCAACCGAGGCAGCAGAAAGACTCAAGGGCTGCGAGGCATTGCTGGATGCCTACGCCCAGCGCGTATTCCAGGCCCATGAAAAAAGCTGCAACGAACCCCACAAATCCCAGTAA
- a CDS encoding MFS transporter: MIKETGPIKVPTGGKPRSWLNRTVVGAGITSALGDFCYETTTVILPGFLAVLGLPAAILGLIEGIADAVASFTKMVSGYIADKLGYRKLLVLTGYSLTPLGQVLIALAASWPLILVGRTLSWFGKGLRGPLRDAIVAQAVSPQTRGRAFGFHRATDTIGAVLGPLLGVALLGWAEGLYWSDASGPFRMVLWLSLIPGGLAVLAFLMLVNDPQHMPNPAMRFFSTLRSLPSRFKGYLGAVGIFGMGDFSHTLLILAATTLLTPSLGVVQAAQVAGLLYVWRNVAQVAVSYPIGVVADRIGQFPVLIAGYALGVLTAMLMAVAFWMNIDSVSLLAFIFFIAGLFIAVQEALESTVTAEMVQPDTLTTCYGALGTVNGTTKFVSSATVGVVWTAVSPVAGFGLAAVLMAVGTLTLLRLRADGQDMC, encoded by the coding sequence GTGATAAAAGAAACTGGTCCCATAAAAGTCCCAACCGGCGGCAAACCCAGAAGCTGGCTCAACCGAACTGTTGTAGGAGCAGGCATCACCAGTGCACTGGGGGACTTCTGCTATGAAACTACGACCGTAATCCTGCCAGGCTTTCTGGCCGTGCTTGGTCTGCCGGCTGCGATTCTTGGACTCATTGAAGGTATTGCCGATGCCGTGGCCAGCTTCACCAAGATGGTTTCAGGCTACATAGCCGATAAACTGGGATATCGAAAGTTGCTGGTACTGACCGGATACAGCTTGACGCCCCTCGGGCAGGTTCTGATCGCACTGGCCGCATCCTGGCCGCTGATTCTGGTCGGACGCACCTTATCCTGGTTCGGCAAGGGGCTGCGTGGCCCCCTGCGTGACGCCATTGTTGCCCAGGCCGTGTCACCACAAACACGCGGTCGTGCTTTCGGGTTCCACCGGGCAACAGACACCATAGGGGCCGTGTTGGGGCCCCTGCTCGGGGTGGCCCTGCTGGGCTGGGCAGAAGGACTGTACTGGAGTGATGCTTCAGGGCCATTCCGGATGGTCCTCTGGTTATCCCTGATTCCTGGAGGACTGGCGGTTCTGGCCTTTCTGATGCTGGTCAATGACCCACAGCACATGCCCAATCCGGCCATGCGCTTCTTCAGCACACTACGCAGTCTTCCCTCGCGCTTCAAAGGTTATCTCGGAGCAGTCGGGATCTTCGGCATGGGCGATTTTTCCCACACTCTGCTGATTCTGGCAGCCACCACCCTGCTCACCCCTTCACTGGGAGTAGTCCAGGCAGCACAAGTGGCAGGGCTACTCTACGTTTGGCGCAATGTGGCGCAGGTTGCCGTGTCCTACCCAATAGGGGTAGTTGCTGATCGCATCGGCCAATTTCCGGTGTTGATTGCAGGGTATGCTCTGGGCGTGCTTACGGCCATGCTGATGGCAGTGGCCTTCTGGATGAACATTGACAGCGTGTCGTTGCTGGCCTTCATTTTCTTCATTGCGGGCCTTTTTATTGCGGTTCAGGAAGCACTGGAGTCCACAGTCACGGCAGAGATGGTGCAGCCAGACACCCTGACCACTTGCTACGGTGCCCTGGGTACAGTCAATGGCACGACCAAGTTCGTTTCCAGTGCAACCGTTGGCGTGGTGTGGACTGCTGTATCCCCAGTGGCTGGTTTTGGGCTAGCAGCGGTGCTGATGGCTGTCGGCACATTAACACTGCTGCGCTTAAGGGCAGATGGACAAGATATGTGCTAA